The Emys orbicularis isolate rEmyOrb1 chromosome 4, rEmyOrb1.hap1, whole genome shotgun sequence genomic sequence AAAACCCTCTAGGGAATGAAGAGGCTAAGATTTTATGGACTCGGGCCATTGGCACAGACAGAATAGAGCAGGCAAACGGGCTGAACATAGCTGTTGTAGAAAAGAAGACAAATAAGGCGATGATAATTGATATGATCATACCAgcaaaaaaacataaaaaaagaaacaagaagagaAGATAGCGAGGTTTGAAGCACTTTCCCATGAAGTGGAATGATTATGGGAAACTAGAACAAAGACAATCTCAGGGATTATTGGAGCAATTCCTCAGGGTATGAATGAGCAGCTCAGGAATACATTAGGAGTGCAATACATCCCGATCGGTGACCTCCAGAAGTCAGCGCTCTTAGGCACTGTGAGAATTTTAAGGCAAGTCATAGGAGAACCAGTGCATCTGAGCACCTAAAATGCAGGAATTCTGCAGAAAGTTTAACAAAACTCCTGACTACTCAAGCCAACAGAGTCAGTTTGTGGTCAGGATTTATTATGACTCCTGGGGATAAATTTTAGACAGCAGCTTTCCCCTTTTAAGCTTAAAGATCTTTTATGTTTTGAaggctgtttgtttaaaaaacaacaaccatccCCATTGTTAATACGGAgggataattaataataataattaacatacCTACctcattaaaaatgtacattctTTAGAGCTGAGAACATGTTAGAAAAGAAgtcaatattattatccccattttacagctggggaagttGAGGCACAGATGAAGTGACTagtccaaagtcacccagcaaatctgtggtagagctgggaagagaaccagaGCGGCAGATCTACAGCTGGCATAAATTATTATGTACCAGCTGAAGACCTGCCTCAAGTTTCCAGAGCCCCAATCCAATGCCCTATTCATTAGGCCGCACTGCCTCTCCCTTACACCCATTGTCCACAAATATgacttcattgattttaatgcagTCACTCCACACTCCAGTCTAACTGAGAGCCAAATCAAGACTCACACTGAATATAACCATTACAGCACAGCCAGGTCCATATTGTCCTAGTGCTGGCAATACAAGCCAACAGCCCCAGGGAAAGGAATGGAGGAAACAAGCCCCAGTCCTAAAAGAACGAGAAGAAGGGATGTGTGGTACACAGCATTGTCTGGCCTTCGTGCCTGTGCACTCATACAAGGGAAGATCTAAAGCCCTATTAACTAAGATCCAGGAGCCTGGTATTCTGAATATATTAGCAGTGACAACTGCCACGTGTTTATAAATTTAGTCAGAGAGGGTAACAAAAAACTACAACAACTTGTTGAGTCCTAAGAGGCTTAATCTTGATGGGaacattcaaaaataaatgcCTCAGTATTTAGGATTGGTTGATGATTTTCTTTTAGAGAGGAAAGAAAATCTCACAGGGAAATCAGCAGACCGGGGCTCAGGAGATTTgagtctgccacagacttcctgtgtgagcgtgggcaagtcacttagactaACTTGGGGCTCAGATCCCCATCTGTCAAATAGAGAGGATACTTCCACCTCACAGGGAGGCTGTGAGGATAAAACCCATTAACAATTGTGAGGCGCTCTGATACCACAATGATGAGGGGGAAGCAGATAAATTCCTAGATTAGATAGACAATTATACATTAGTGAAtccagtgctggtgaaaggtgccctGAAAGCTACCAAACAGGCacagcccaggcagctgtggcaTACGATTCCCACGTGCATCACCTCATTAGTGTGAACTTGAGAGATCTCCCCCACCCTAAGGGAGAGATGGGGACCAGTTAGTGCCaattcccttccctctcctcccgtGGGGCTATAGAGAGGGATGCAGCAAACCTCACCTTGAGTGTCAGCACCTTTGTTGCCAGACTCTGTTGGTACCACAATAGGTCTGTCACGTCTCAGGGGTTCAGCAGACAACATGCCCATTCTGGGTGGAGCATTCCCTGCATGGAACAGAACCAGATGTGTTCCTAGAGCACATGCTAAAAAGTCACGATCCAATTTTCATTACTAAAGCTAGACTGTAAGAGGTACTGCACAGAGTGATCATGCATCACCAGTGACACTGTACAACCAGAATGATCCTGTACAGAGTGATCACATAGCCTCAGTGGCACTGTGTCTGCAGTGATACTGTACAGAGTGATATTGGATTAGCAGTGACACCATTCCATCAGAGTGATACTGTAGCATCAGTGACATGGTACCCCTGCATGATACTGcactgtagagagagagagagagatactgtACAGAGTGACTATGGAGTGATCCCGTACCATTAGAAACCTTCAGCTCCACTTGGAGGGTCCTTCCACTGCCTTTGTCGTTTAGAAATCCTGTCCCACACGTGTACAGCCCCGTGTCCTCCTCTTCCAGCCTTGTGATTGTAATTTGAAATATTCCTTCCTGAGGCTCCTTGGTGATGGATATTCTATTCCTGTAATTCTCACTGATGTACGGAGTGGTGGAGATGATGGTGCCACAGGCCCCTGTTTCGAGCTCCCTGCACCAGAATTTTCGACTGGAAATGTCCTTCACAGGACACTTTATGGTGATGGATCCTCCAACCTCACCAGTCACTTGAATACGTCGTCTTGCTGCACCTGAAACTGATGACACAGAGAAAGAAGTCACAGGGCCTGAGTCACATTTATGCTAAAGGGGCGTCACACCAAGGCACTGTCTTCACTAGGCAAAAAGGTGGGTCCTGACCATGTGATAACTCACACAAGGTAAAATAtgagtgaagacaaggccttaggcccctttatagaatcatagacgtgtaggactggaagggacctcagtaggtcagctagtccagtcccctgcgctcaaggcaggactacaaaATAaccagaccattcctgacaggtgtttgtctaacggctgttcttaaaaacctccaatgacagagactcTACAAGAGTGGTGGGTAACCTggggcccatcagggtaatccgctggcgggctgtgagacagtttatttacattgaccatccgcaggcgtggtcgccctcagctcccagtggccgcagttcgcagCATTCACTTGATCAACATTATATGTCTCTGAATGGCTAGGGTTCTGATCCTTCCACCCTGTTTGTCACTGCAGCGTCTGAGTTCCGCTAGGGCACCTGTTTGAATTCTCCTTGTATTTAAACATGAAGGTTCCCAGCTCTGGAATTCAATCCCCCTCTAGTGTAACAGTGCCCAGGTCTGTCGACCTTCAGCATATACCGCAGTGACCTTCTGTTCGATGTTTGCCTGAGGGAGGGTTGATCTGAATGGGCGGGAATTGTTTTCTGGTTTGGTAATGCCCTTTTCTGTTGGCTTTTGGGGAGTAAAGACCGATTTTCTGGCGCACAAAGTCCCAACAGGCTTCATGTAAGATCAGGCTCCATGTTTTTATTGCATGTTATTCATGTGTCCTGAGCTAAGGAAGGGAGGGCACAGTTTATAAATCAATCAATAATTCAATAAAGTAGAACCTCTGGGTATGGGCAGGgttccccatctatctatctgtgCAGTAATCCCTTGCTGTGATCTATTTTCCTGGGCCTAGCTTGATAAAAGTAGCAGGATAAATTCCACACATTACTACAGTGAGGAAGCTAATGGCTTGCTAACCACCAGACAACATGCTGTAGGAGTGCTTATAATTATGCACAAAATCCAGCAGTTTCTGATGCAGTATGGGAAAGAGTTGCTTCCAGATGGAAAACTTGATTGCAATATGAGTTTTGCTTGCGTAAGGATGGCTGGCTGGACTTGACCctatgggtaaaatcctggctcctttgaagtcaataccaaaactctcattgacttcaatggattcaggatttcacccctataTCTTTAACATACTGGATCCAATTTACAAACATGAGTTCACTTGAAAGCTTTTAGGTGCCCAGTATCCCAATTTAGCTAACATTAAGTTAACGTTGTGTGCCCAATTAACTAACTTAGGTTTGTAAATCACTCTGCATTAGAAACAAGGCTCACATGATAAAcatctttaaaatgaaaatgttcttttGTCCTGCAGAATTAAAGCATCTCCAGCTATTCAATGTTCTTGGAAAGCCACAGAAATATTTCATGGTCCAGCGTCGAACAATTCCTGACATTTCAGGTTTACCTACCTGCCAGacccttcatttccccccccccccaagttttacaAATCACATTGGACGTTCTTGAAGGGTAaaaaccctctgcaatttatgaTAAAAGCAAACAGGCCCAGTAAACTGTTTAACTGTAGATGCCCCAAGTCTAAAAACAAAGCTCAAACATCTTCTTTGTTCTTACCTGCTATCTCCATTTGGACTCCCTGACGCGCTTTTTTAATCTATACAACTCTTACCTTGCAGCAAGAAAAGTAACATACTGATgaactccatcttctcccctTTGTAAAACAGGAGTTAGAGCACACTCAGTGATGGCTGCTTGCTTCCTGTGGTACGTATTTCCAGTAACAGAAaggaggaaagcaacaaaaagaaCTCGCTATGCTTGAGGTCCTGTATCAGATCCTTTCTCGCGCTACAAATACAAATGGTATGCAAACCATAAAGGAAGTTTTATAGGAGGCTTCAAAAcatattggaccaaattcatcccaggtgtAACCCTGTTGTGAGGTTGCACCTGGACTgaatgattttctttctttctttagattTCTGTCTGATCTGAGCCCCACATCAAAGGGCACTCCGCCCCCACCATCCAAAGCTCTGGGTGCTTTAGACGTACAGTTAAAAACACAGGAGCTGCAAAGTAAAAACCAacccaaagcagcagcacttgTTCCTCTTAATGTATGTCATCTGATCATCAGTCCTGTGATCAATGCAGCGTAAACCTTCCTTTACAccctgggcttgtctacacgggggaAAAGCCCAGAGTAGCTGCTGTGTACTAGCTAGTGTTCACTAGCTACTCTGTGTGgatgctctgcctgcctgctaaCAGTGCTGtgagtaatttttgtttttactgctGCCTTGTGCCAGGCCGCGTTACCATGAGCTTGCCCCTGAACCGCAAGCCCTTCCTGAATGGGCTGAAGGGGAAGCCGGTGACGGAGAAGCTGAAGTGGGGGATGGAGTACAAGGGCTACCTGGTGTCTGTCGATGGCTACATGAACATGCAGCTTGCAAACACAGAAGAATACATAGGTGGTGCCTTGTCAGGACACCTTGGTGAAGTTTTGATAAGATGTAACAACGTCCTGTGCATCAGAGGAGTGGAAGAAGAAGATGGAGAAATGAGAGAATAAGCTTGTATATTTCTGGAAAATAAAGATGAGTTTTTCACAAAACAAACAGTGCCCTCAGCACACCCAAAGTTAAGCTGATGCACGCAAAGGCACTCTGAGTCAAAGGAagttgcagcatgtgtagacatacctgagctagcttggaTCTTGCTAGCTCCAGTAACACCCACAAAAGCACGGGTGGCAGCATGGGCTGCGAAAGCCCATCCAGGACTCTGGATATGTATTCGAGTGACTAGCCCAAGCTGCACCCTGTGCTGCCATGGCTTTACTGCTATCGTTTTTGGAGCTAGCTAGAGATctattttgggtatgtctacacatgctgcagtgacacctctgcagtgtagacatgcccgtaGAGTCAGGCCAATTATGCTTAGCATAACCAATATGGCATGAGGTTATTTCAACCCTATTTGAACTACCGGagtcccagagttcaggctgaTCTTGGATGTTCCTGCTTTCATGTTCTGCTTGAGCAAGAGTGTGGGAAAGGGAGCACCAAGGGGAAGTGAGAGACACAATCCGGTGGGAAAAAACAATGAGTAAAGCTGGGGAAGACAGTGAGGGAGGGTGAAAAAACAAAGGGAAGGAGCCAAGATACAGAgagcaaactctctctctctctcccctggtcCTTCGGGCTGAGGTGCATAGGGCTTGTGGAGGGAGGCAGCCTCGCTTTCCTGCTGTCCTTCTTGGAACTCTTCCATGGTTCCCGGTCTCCAGGGCTGTCCGCCTGGTACCTTTCAGCCACACATTATTAAAATAAAGACATGTAGCATCACTGACCTCCAATCAGTGCTTTCACTGAAGGAATTaatagggtagggtgaccagatgtcccgattttatagggacagtcctgatatttggggctttgtcttatataggtgcctattacccccccaacccttgtcccaatttttcacccttgctatctggtcaccctataataGGGTGATACATGAGTGTCCCATAGCAGGCACACCCTTCCTTTGGCCAATATGTATTTATATCCCTTTTATAGGTTGTGAGAACCCAGTCagtgttacttaaaaaaaaaaacagcctatTTTTGCTTATAGTGTGTGGTACAGTAATATAGGAAGCGTTCATGCATCTCCGAGCAGGTGGTGTGAGGCAGGGTCTGCCCCTTTTGCTAGCTTCAGTGTTATCGCTAGCATCGTCCCCTCCTAGTAGCCGAGCAAAGCTCTCATGCTTCCTCCCAGCTCTGACAAACCACAAGGGCTTTCTCTGACGTAGGCGGGTGGCGAGGTCAGGAAATAACACTGCCTGCACTGCGGGTGTTGTCATGGAACCCTGTGGGACCGAGAACCTGTCAGAACATTTTCTTGAACATGAAGACTATGGGCCTGATTTCTTTCTTCCTGTTTACACCAGTTTCACATCATGgcaatgccactgacttcagggcaGTGACGTCCCCTTGTTTATACTGGTGTTACTGAGAGGAGAGTCAGACCCAATAGACCTGAATCAAAGTCCATCaaagtcattggaaagactcccattgactccaatggactttggatcaggacccatgTTCTAAACGTCTGAGTGGGGTTTAAAACTCTTCACTTCTCCTTTTTCTCCCACTCTGTCTCATGCCTCCTCTCCCTGAAACAGCCTCCCGCTTTCCACGTGTCAAGCACCCCCCTTCTGAAAACCCTCCATGAAACTTTCCAACATTTTCCCTTGTACCCTCTCACGTGTGAACCACCGTCCCATGTTTTGTATTTGTCTATGTTTGGTTGGAACCTCATTACGGCAAAGGCCCTATCTAATGTCTTCAGCAAAGTGAAATGTGTTCATTCACTGCTCTGTGTAAGGACAGTGCTTAGGCAGCTGATTTGCTGAGACCACCTGCTTTTCATGCTAACCAGTTTTGTCTCGTTGTTACTTTGTTCCCCTGTCTGTCTCCACCTCTTGTCTCTCCTCTTATACTCAGATCATAAGCTCTTTGAGGGACCTGACCCATGACTGTGGTCCCTAGGAGTACTGTCATAGAAATAATAGTTAACGTATAAAACTTTTAATAGTTCACAAATAAGGCAGCAAGAGAACAGGTTGGTTATAGAAGTACAAGGATCTGGCACTAACCAAAGGACTCAGACTTGTTTGTACGTTGtgctattttttattaatttctccCATGGCTTTTCCAAGTCTCAGAAGCAGCACAGAAACCAGCACACAGGGCCCCAGATGCTGCAGTGAGCATGAAATAATTCGAAATGTCCCAAACACAAGGTCTTTTTGCCCTAAACTTGCCGCCGCCCCAGCTGCCCTTCACTGAGATGAGACGGGAGCCTGTGTCAATAGATTGCTGGCTGGTCAGGTGTGTTTTCTGTACCAAACGCTATGGAATGAGGAAGGTCAGTATCCCTACCTCAAGATCCTAACCAGATCTTTTGGTTCTCTGGATGAAGGATTCTATTGATAGCAAGTGTGAAGCTGTTTGTTCCCTCTGCTTTAGCCCATCTCCATATCTGAGACAGCCACTGGAGTTCAATTGACAGTCAGTGCCGGTGGCCTGTTACCCTGATGATCTCAGAAGGGAGACAAGAAGGCCCAACCAGAGGGGATCCTGGCACCTAGAAGTCAGGATGGCAAGAGATAAGGGTTTAATCTGGGTCAGATTTTCTTCCTCAAACCAGCTCCTTTGCACTGTGCAAGGGGCATAAAGAAGCCAGAATCGGGCCAGATGAGAACCCCCTTGGTGAAAAGCCAGGCACCTCCATTTCCTGTGCCAGTAATCACCTATCCCTGGTGTAGGGGAATTGCTGGGGACAGGAGAGGATGGGCAGCTGAGCACAGTTGTGCTCTACCAATTCTCAGTTGGTGTACGGTTCCTTGAGGACCAATTATGTTAGTGCAGACCCTGGGAGGAACATAGGAGGGCTTGTTATGAGTGTTCTTGGGACCTAGAAGATGGACCAGCAAGAGATAAGAGTTAGATGCCAATCTTTCTAATCCCCCTGTGCTGCTGTAATTTACCTTGAGATCTTGACTGGCTCCCAGACAACCCGCATTCTTACTCCACTATAATGAGCAGATCCCAGCACAGGAGAGAATCTAGCCCTAACTGTATGTGTTACAGTATGGCATAAATGTACCTGGTATCTCCAGAGGTTTCTGGTTTTGAGTGACAAAAACTAGGAGATAACCCCAAATCCCAAGTGTTTTTTTATCCCTGGCCAGCCCCTTGCAAAAATGTGCCTCTTCCCATGGCATTCACTCCATGTGGTATCAGAAATTGAACAGAATTACTGATTTGCTAAAATACAATCAGATTCTTTATTGGCTGTGAAGAAAAAACAATTTCAGGCTACTTGTCTGCCCTACAGCTACTACCTTATAGATTAAAAAGCTCACAGGAATCAAAAGAGAGACTCACATTGTTCTAAAATATCTCCTGGTGCTTTAAAATCAAATGAGATGTGAATCTTAAATGCATCCTTAGGTCATTGCCATCCTTGGGGCTTGGTGAACTCCAAAAGGTGTGAGCTCAGCCTGAAGGAAAGCAAAGGCATTAGAGCTTTATTGATATTTCACCTCAAATCTGCTTGAAATGAGATCCTTTgccctaaaaaaagaaaaaaaatcaaacttctgaGGGTTCAACTTCCCCAAGGCAACTTATTTTTGGCCAGAAGATTCTTATTATATCACCACTCACAACCTCATTAAAAATCTTTGAGGAACTGAAAGATCTAGATGCATTAAAATGTTTGCTTGACAGTAAGAAATAGTGCAACTTGCAGATCTGTTGTTCACTGATTCAGAACACAGGAGTGTTTTCAATCATTATTGCTTTTTCCTTGTACCATCTTCAGAAGCGATTGTACTGGGACAGTCGAGGAACTTGCTAAGCCTCTCCCTGAGCTACTTTGTTCGCTTGAAGCAGGAATGTGCTGTAAGCAATATCAGCTTCCTCCTTGGAGCCCTGAGTAAAAGAAGAGGAATCACATTATTCAGACTTCCCCAGAAGAACCAAGgaggcagggtgaccagatgtcccgattttatagggacagtcctgatatttggggctttttcttatatagatgcctattacctcctacccccatcccaatttttcacacttgctgtctggtcaccctacagacaCTGAAGGTGCTATGCAGAGCCAATGTGTAAAGAGACCAATGTATCCAATGCGAACGAGGTACCCAACATTGCTACCACTGAGAGAATCCTTTTGTCATACTGTTGCCTACTCAAGAGGTTCAGGTCCTTTGGATCAACTTCAGAGAAGTGTCCCAAGTTTTGGAAACCTGGAATTCTTTGCAATGTGCCCTTCACTGcattctgttttagttctgttgAAACTGGCATAAGATTTGCCTGTTCTAAAGGAAGTGTCATAAGCTGCTGTATTTCCAAAATTTTCTCATATCATAAAGACTCTTTGCACTTCCCGAGTGACTTTCAGCTAAGGATCTCAAAGAAATTTACAAACCAGTGAATTCAAAGATACTAGAAGGGCATTCTTCATGAGAACTTTGGAACTTGTTCCCTATTCTCACCTTCTTGGTCCAAAATAGCCCAAATGTGGCTTTCTGGCAATGCTGCAAAAGCCTATTTATTCTCTAACGATTTGGGGGCAAGTTCCTAAAGATGTAAGGGGCTTTTCTGATGCTTTGATTTACTGGTTGGGCTCCTGGCACCATTAATTGTTAGGGCACCTAGAACTATTTGTTGTggacttttttttaatagttgttGACAGCTTGAGGAACACTAATCTGTAACTAAGCCTTACAGCACTCCGGCGGGAGGTGAGAGTACCTTTATTTCATTTTACAGTTGGTTAAAGTGACTTTCCTGcaatcacacacacagtcagCAGTAGACTTTGCAAAAAAACACAGGAATCCAGGCTTCTAGTTCTCCTACTAAAACCACCGTACAGCACTCCTTCCCGGCATTAGAGAACTACTTGGTTTAACAGGAAAAAACTCGAAAGCAGCTGGATCACTGTGGCAGGCTCACAGCTTCTATTGATCCAGTAAATCTGACAGTTTGGGATTTATCAGTCTCCTCACCTAGACTCAGGTTTCCAGAACAATAACACCTGCTAATATTTCCAGCTGAACTGAAACCATGAATCAAAGCTAAGTGACTGCTGTTAAGTTCTATGCTCTAATGATGTAGGTGCAGTAAAGGGTTAGAAACTCCAGTGGAGAGGCTGCAGGTGTGATTCTTAATAGGCTGCTAATTGAGAAATAGTTGACCATAAATAGGGCATACAGGGGGAAAGAGGAGCTTTTGCTGCTGATGTTCTGCTGCCTGAAAGAAAGACTAGGCTGCATGCAGCACCTTGGGTTATATATTCTAGCTGTTCTTACCCTTTTCACCTTCGGTGGTTCTTCTGCACCTTCAGCATTGCCAGGGGTAGTTATAAATTCTGAAAAGCATAGACGATGTTAGGGTATTCTGCATGGGAGATCATGCAGTGTAGGCCAAGCCCCACTTATTCAGTAGCTCCTACATGCACTAAACTGTTGCTGATGTTCAGGGTACAACTTCTTCTCTGGGATGGATGTCAGGCTGAAGCACTAGCACTATAAAGCTTTTGCAAATGCACCAACGACACCACCTTGCCCATGAACCAACTGTGCTGCACCTGCATTACGTGCTAAGCATCCCTGCGTATTGAGCCAGGGAAGCCTCTAGATTTCTAGGGGAGAACAAACATCTttgatgtttctttaaaaaagttttattttctgtttccaaAGATGACAATCACCAGTGACTCTATTGCCCACACACTGAGTTTGACGGTCTAGGTACTGGAACTTTTAGGCTTGTCATTCAAACAATAACCCCAACTACCAAAAAGATAAAAGAGATTTTAACTATTTCTTGTGACTTTAGTACTTGTGAAAGATGCTGAGATCAGAGACCAAGTCTCTATTGTTCCTATTTGTGCTTTTATATAAGAATGGCTATagggggtcagaccaatggtccatctagcccagtatcctgtcttctgacagtggctggtgccagatgcttcagagcgaatgaacagaacagggtaatttcaAGTGATGcactctgtcatccagtcccggcTTCTGGccattggaggtttagggacacctggagcatgaggttgcatccctgaccatcttggctaatagccattgatgaccctatcctccatgaacttaactaattctcttttgaacctaattatacttttggccttcaccacatcccaTGTCAACAAGTTGCCCAGGTTGACTATGTATTGTGTGACTACGTTcttcttttggtttgttttaaccctgctattaatttaattgggtgacccttaATTCTagtatgttatgtgaaggggtaaataacacatccttattcAAGCAGAACTGCCCattgtattcaaggtgtgggcgtaccaagCATGTGTATAGTGGCATtaagatattttcttttttactatctattccttttctaatggttcctagcattctgttagctttttttttttggactgccactgcagtcaaaaaaagcagatgttttcagagaactatccatgatgaatgcaagatctctttcttgagtattAGCAGCTAATTTAGctagttttgtgtgtgtagttgagattattttttccaatatgcattactttgcatttaatattGTAAGCACTTCTGGGAGAATCTGTTTTATATGTAATACCTTTAGTCCATTGTAGAAACCATCCAGTTTGCAGTTGCTTgctagatacatttttttttaagttttgcttTTGCACAACAAAGTGAGAGAAGATTCCAGTATCTTTTCTGTAGCCAGCAGCCTCAATGCAGACTCCTCTTTATATGTACTATCCCCTAGGCCAGTCATTTCTTTACCTCAAGATACGTTATGGGTGGTAAATATGGAACTTACCATCCACTCCTCCTAGCTGGGTCTCCTGCGCATCATGTATGCCCACGTTGTCCTTCGCTCCATAATCTCTGGAATTCTCAAATTCTGACAGGCTAATGTTTGTTCTGTAGCTTCCAACCGAAACCAAATCTGTTAaaagggaggcagggagcagacaTACGCACACAACATTATTTAATACAATGAGCTCTTTTGTTTTATACTTTCAAGGTAAATGTCTCACTAGTAGCCagactctctccctccccagccacgCACACATCTATTAGCACTGGATGACCTGCAAAAGATTCTGATGCTAGTAGCACTCAGATATTTATCTGAGCCTCTTTGGTATGGAAACCAGGCTAGATGTCTCAGGAGGACAGGCTTTCTTCAAGCTTTCTGCTACTGCCTGATTTTTAGAGAGAGAAGGCAGTAGatctgagcacagggctggcgGAGCGGATGTTCTAATGCCAGGAAGACACAGCTCCCGTTATAGCCTcattttccctgtctgtaaaatgggatggtGGGAGGGTCAATCAGCTAGATGTAAAGTGCTCTGAAGTACAAAAATATTATTGAGTCCAGCCATACATATACTTTGCCAACAATGTTTTATATGGAGTTGCTTTGTTCTGGGGCAAAAGGCTGGGATGCTGTTCCCACCATTCCTATATGAGTGCTCTGACAGGGGAGGCTCATAGGAGCAGCCCATACCAGTACAGAGACTGTTGTACATGTCATACACCCTCTACCTCCAAATCTATAGTATTCCCTAAGCCCCCTGGAAGGCCAATAAAGAAAGTTAGGACTCACCTGTGCGCTTCAGGAGCCTAAATTTAACAACCACAAAGACTGTAGCAAGGAGCAGACACACAGCAGCAATGGGGAGCAGGACTGAGAGAATCACCTTAGAGCTGTCATGTTCCTGTGAGCTGGAAAGGGAGCAAAAGGtacaggaaatattgtatgttggcaagagtcaaaacaattaagaaataagatatcaagatggcttatgtataacaaaatgcagctgtccctcattattttctgtaatgaaaggtataaatgcttgttgtaattaggtatcagggagagagacctgcttggctctctccctctgcacaattgtgaaagttaataaagcttctgacttgctgtacccaaacaaaagagtgagaactcagtttttctccgacaatttggagAAATACACATGTGATATCCTTGTGACTTTATATTGCTCTATACAGGGCTGTATAACACAGATGAACCAGCATAGCCTAGAAGATCTATATAGAAAGCTTGTGCACAGTTATGTACGCAGAAATGCTTCACAATGGCAAAATCATGGATGGTCGAATTCAAAATTCAGAATCAAATTGGATTTTTTAGAACAAAATCTTCATTGCATTCACATAGTGATATTCATCTACAGATGTCAGAGCTATTAATAAACAATTAATAAAGCATCTTGACATCCCAATGAGGCAGATAAATATCCTTATCCCCATTTTGGGATGGGTGAATTGg encodes the following:
- the LOC135878539 gene encoding small nuclear ribonucleoprotein F-like, which translates into the protein MSLPLNRKPFLNGLKGKPVTEKLKWGMEYKGYLVSVDGYMNMQLANTEEYIGGALSGHLGEVLIRCNNVLCIRGVEEEDGEMRE